One Myxosarcina sp. GI1 genomic window carries:
- a CDS encoding Uma2 family endonuclease gives MTQAIIKPVTFAEFLDWKPEGGRYELYDGVIVEMQPTGKHEEIVGLLATELAVEYRRLQLPYLIPKTALVKSSARECGYSPDVLILNRPALKNESLWEKYSTVQQAATIPLIIEVVSTNWRDDYLTKVRDYEEIGVKEYWIVDHLALGGRRYIGNPKQPTISIYQLVDGEYQISQFRDSDRLNSPTFPDLNMTANQIFAVN, from the coding sequence ATGACTCAAGCAATAATCAAACCAGTCACTTTTGCCGAATTTTTAGACTGGAAACCCGAAGGTGGACGCTACGAACTTTATGATGGGGTAATTGTTGAGATGCAGCCAACAGGAAAACACGAAGAGATTGTTGGTCTGTTAGCCACAGAATTAGCCGTTGAGTATAGAAGATTGCAACTTCCTTATTTAATACCAAAAACTGCACTGGTAAAATCATCAGCTAGAGAGTGTGGTTATTCTCCCGACGTATTAATTTTAAATCGCCCTGCCTTGAAAAACGAATCACTATGGGAGAAGTATTCAACCGTACAGCAAGCAGCAACAATACCTCTAATTATTGAAGTTGTCAGCACCAACTGGCGAGATGATTACTTAACTAAGGTTAGAGATTATGAAGAAATTGGTGTAAAAGAGTATTGGATTGTGGATCATCTAGCTTTAGGTGGTAGAAGATATATTGGCAATCCCAAACAGCCTACAATTTCTATTTACCAATTAGTAGACGGCGAATATCAGATTAGCCAATTTAGAGATAGCGATCGCTTAAATTCTCCAACATTCCCAGATCTTAATATGACTGCCAATCAAATTTTTGCGGTAAATTAA
- the gatB gene encoding Asp-tRNA(Asn)/Glu-tRNA(Gln) amidotransferase subunit GatB, which translates to MTSAAPAKTEYEAVIGLETHCQLNTETKIFSRESTKFDPENPNTNISPICLGYPGVLPVLNEKVLEYAVKAGLALNCQIAPYSKFDRKQYFYPDLPKNYQISQYDLPIAEHGWIEIELVEKPNTEPVKKKIGITRLHMEEDAGKLTHGGSDRLDGSSYSLVDFNRAGVPLLEIVSEPDLRSGKEAAEYAQEIRRIMLYLGISDGKMQEGSLRCDVNVSVRPVGQQEFGTKVELKNMNSFSAIQKAIEYEIERQIAAIENGEPIYQETRLWEEGSGRTKSMRLKEGSSDYRYFPEPDLPPIEVSKEQLEAWKAELPELPAQKRNRYESELGLSAYDTRVLTDDRAVAEYFEAAVTAGGDAKQVANWVMGDIAAYVNSNNLTISETALKPETLAELIALVADGTISGKIGKDILPELLTKGGSAKKLVEKKGLIQISDTGELETIIDEVLNAHPKELEQFRNGKTKLKGFFVGQVMKKTSGRADPKLTNQLLGKKLQA; encoded by the coding sequence ATGACCAGTGCTGCACCAGCTAAAACAGAATACGAAGCCGTAATCGGTTTGGAAACTCACTGTCAACTCAACACCGAAACTAAAATCTTCAGTCGCGAATCGACTAAATTCGACCCCGAAAACCCCAACACTAATATTTCGCCGATTTGTTTGGGCTATCCTGGAGTGCTGCCAGTATTAAACGAAAAAGTTTTAGAATACGCCGTCAAAGCAGGATTGGCACTCAACTGTCAGATCGCGCCATACAGTAAATTCGATCGCAAGCAATATTTCTATCCCGACTTGCCTAAAAACTATCAAATCTCGCAATACGATTTGCCCATAGCCGAACATGGCTGGATTGAGATCGAACTTGTCGAAAAACCCAACACCGAACCCGTTAAGAAAAAAATCGGCATTACTCGCCTGCACATGGAAGAAGACGCAGGAAAATTAACTCATGGTGGCAGCGATCGCCTGGACGGTTCTTCTTATTCTCTAGTAGACTTTAATCGTGCTGGCGTACCCTTACTAGAAATTGTCTCCGAACCCGATTTGCGATCGGGGAAAGAAGCTGCTGAATATGCCCAGGAAATCCGCCGCATTATGCTTTATCTGGGTATTAGCGACGGCAAAATGCAGGAAGGATCGCTGAGGTGCGATGTTAATGTTTCGGTGCGTCCTGTAGGTCAACAAGAGTTTGGTACTAAAGTAGAACTGAAAAACATGAACTCCTTTAGTGCCATTCAAAAAGCGATCGAATATGAGATAGAAAGACAAATTGCCGCAATTGAAAACGGCGAACCAATCTATCAAGAAACTCGCCTATGGGAAGAAGGATCGGGACGTACTAAAAGTATGCGCTTAAAAGAAGGCAGTAGCGATTATCGTTATTTTCCCGAACCAGATTTGCCACCCATCGAAGTCTCGAAAGAACAATTAGAAGCATGGAAGGCAGAATTACCAGAACTGCCCGCACAAAAACGCAACCGTTATGAATCAGAATTAGGCTTATCGGCTTACGATACCAGAGTTTTAACCGACGATCGCGCCGTTGCCGAGTATTTTGAAGCGGCAGTAACCGCTGGTGGTGATGCCAAACAAGTAGCTAACTGGGTAATGGGAGATATTGCTGCTTATGTAAACAGCAATAACTTAACTATCTCCGAAACCGCACTCAAACCAGAAACCCTGGCAGAACTAATTGCTCTAGTTGCCGATGGTACAATTAGCGGTAAAATTGGCAAAGACATTTTACCCGAACTATTAACCAAAGGCGGTTCGGCAAAAAAACTGGTAGAGAAAAAAGGACTAATTCAAATCTCCGATACGGGAGAACTCGAAACAATTATCGATGAAGTCCTTAACGCACATCCCAAGGAACTAGAACAATTCCGTAATGGCAAAACTAAGCTCAAAGGTTTCTTTGTCGGACAGGTAATGAAGAAAACTAGCGGACGCGCCGATCCCAAACTGACTAACCAATTACTAGGTAAAAAGCTACAGGCGTAA
- a CDS encoding alpha/beta hydrolase, translating to MELPESNPKGTIILFHGKGSTKSSLLASAKVFHYLGYKTVLVDFRGSGGSSGNVNTVGVYESEDVALVFNRIRELNPNKPIILYGISMGTAAILRAIAEEDINTNAIILELPFTRLLSAVRTRLKNSQFPPFPMAELIVFWGGVRYGFNGFAHNPIDYAKEVNCPTLILQGSKDPTVSIEETEDLYFKINSLKKMVIFPEAGHQLLVTVDKEIWQQSVRDFLGNLN from the coding sequence ATTGAGTTACCTGAGTCCAACCCAAAAGGAACAATTATTCTATTTCATGGCAAAGGAAGTACAAAAAGCAGTTTATTAGCATCAGCTAAAGTATTTCATTATCTTGGTTACAAAACTGTTTTGGTAGATTTTAGAGGTTCTGGAGGCTCTAGCGGTAATGTTAATACCGTAGGCGTATATGAAAGTGAAGATGTAGCTTTAGTTTTTAATCGTATTCGAGAATTAAATCCTAATAAACCGATAATCTTATATGGTATTTCTATGGGAACTGCTGCTATTTTAAGAGCGATCGCTGAAGAAGATATAAACACCAATGCTATTATTCTAGAACTTCCTTTTACCAGACTTTTAAGTGCAGTACGAACTAGGTTAAAAAATTCTCAGTTTCCACCTTTTCCTATGGCAGAATTAATAGTTTTCTGGGGTGGGGTTCGCTACGGTTTTAATGGTTTTGCCCACAATCCAATCGACTATGCTAAAGAAGTTAATTGTCCGACTTTAATTTTACAAGGCAGTAAAGATCCTACAGTTAGTATCGAAGAAACTGAAGATTTATACTTCAAAATTAACTCTCTAAAAAAAATGGTTATTTTTCCCGAAGCAGGACATCAGTTATTAGTTACCGTCGATAAAGAAATATGGCAACAAAGTGTAAGAGATTTTTTAGGCAATTTGAATTAG
- a CDS encoding N-acetylmuramoyl-L-alanine amidase produces MVIVAAIASVIVGLKIQDDRLDRNYSVRVPKTTRPSPQVEQKAESSSTSETKKSVESSSVSEANASSANVITTYKTTDAFKQYKPRYFMTTIHPSNYGDRYSTDVYGNSVNNLPLVVLHETTNSIASAINTFKTPHSSDNNQVSYHTLIALDGTIIYLLTSDKRAFGAGNSVFESSLGKETVKTNANLPPSVNNFAYHISLETPPDSWGKSRQNYHSGYTDNQYKSLAWLLAQSNIPDERITTHKNVDRSGHRFDPRSFDFNKFLQILHTYRQPIDKMSERETSITEILRG; encoded by the coding sequence ATGGTTATAGTTGCGGCGATCGCATCTGTTATTGTTGGTTTAAAAATTCAAGACGATCGGCTCGATCGAAACTATAGCGTTCGAGTCCCAAAAACAACTCGACCTAGTCCGCAAGTAGAGCAAAAAGCCGAGTCATCTTCTACATCAGAAACCAAAAAGTCTGTAGAATCTTCTTCTGTATCTGAAGCCAATGCGTCTTCTGCAAATGTAATTACTACCTACAAGACTACAGATGCTTTTAAGCAATACAAACCTAGATATTTTATGACAACTATCCACCCTAGCAACTATGGCGATCGCTATAGTACTGACGTTTATGGTAACTCTGTAAACAACTTACCCCTTGTGGTCTTGCATGAAACCACCAACTCTATTGCCAGTGCTATTAATACTTTTAAAACACCTCATTCTAGCGACAACAATCAAGTTAGTTATCACACTTTAATTGCTCTAGACGGAACTATTATTTATTTGCTTACTTCGGATAAACGAGCTTTTGGGGCGGGTAACTCAGTATTTGAAAGTTCTTTAGGCAAGGAAACTGTTAAAACCAATGCTAATTTACCACCGTCGGTAAACAACTTTGCCTACCATATATCTTTAGAAACGCCGCCAGACAGTTGGGGTAAATCTCGCCAAAACTACCATAGCGGTTACACTGACAATCAATACAAGTCTTTAGCCTGGTTGCTAGCTCAAAGTAACATACCAGACGAACGCATTACTACACATAAAAATGTAGATCGTTCTGGTCATCGATTCGATCCTAGAAGCTTTGATTTTAATAAGTTTTTACAAATACTACATACTTATCGTCAACCAATAGATAAAATGTCCGAGCGAGAAACTTCGATTACAGAAATATTAAGAGGTTAA
- a CDS encoding nucleoside deaminase — protein sequence MDKFMAEALQEAYQGLKEEGIPIGSVIVKNGRIVGRGHNRRIQRNSAILHAEMDALENTGRQSAAFYTDVILYTTLSPCSMCSGAILLYKIPHVVIGENKNFLGEEDLLRSKNVIVEVLNEPKCVEIMSDFILSKPLLWNEDIGT from the coding sequence ATGGATAAATTCATGGCGGAAGCCTTACAAGAGGCTTACCAGGGGCTGAAAGAAGAAGGAATACCTATTGGCTCGGTTATAGTTAAAAATGGCAGAATAGTCGGGCGCGGTCATAACCGAAGAATACAAAGAAATAGTGCTATTCTTCATGCAGAAATGGATGCTTTGGAAAATACTGGTCGTCAATCGGCAGCTTTTTATACAGACGTAATTCTATACACTACTCTTTCTCCATGCAGTATGTGTAGTGGTGCAATTTTGTTGTATAAAATCCCTCATGTTGTTATCGGTGAGAATAAAAATTTTTTAGGGGAAGAAGATTTACTAAGAAGTAAAAATGTAATAGTTGAAGTTCTCAACGAACCAAAATGTGTTGAGATAATGAGCGACTTTATACTATCTAAGCCTTTACTCTGGAATGAGGATATTGGAACCTAA
- a CDS encoding sodium/glutamate symporter — protein MFTLLSVFFAFVMVGILLLVARFLKHKIKFFETIYLPESIIAGAIALLLGPGVLGAIAVASGAGAESYWAGGIFPEEMRNVWSESPGVFINIVFAALFLGETIPNPQEIWRKTAPQVAFGQSLAWGQYTIGILLTLLILSPLFGANPITGALIEIGFEGGHGTAAGMADTLSGLDFPEGGDLALGLATVGIVSGIIFGTALAHWGRKKGYIATEPVEVAEGDAQFQETAATESSHVLRKRASLMRNLLIDPLSLNFGFTGLAVVIGWLILQVLTWIEAITWGRNGLELIGAIPLFPLALIGGIIIQVVMTKLDLDTLIIRRLQERIAGIALDVLVVTALASINLAVLGANIGIFLTLSIVGIIWNVLAFMYLAPRILPVYWFERGIGDMGQSMGVTATGILLIRMVDPDNRTGAFESFAYKQLFFEPIVGGGLFTAAAPALIVQFGSVTVLILTTALLAFWLIFGIINCKRTQKAIDAQGTSASETHPIAR, from the coding sequence ATGTTTACTCTTCTCAGTGTATTCTTTGCTTTTGTGATGGTAGGTATCTTGCTATTAGTAGCAAGATTTCTCAAACACAAAATTAAGTTCTTTGAAACTATTTATTTACCAGAATCAATTATTGCTGGTGCAATCGCCTTACTTTTAGGACCTGGAGTCTTAGGAGCGATCGCCGTAGCATCGGGGGCGGGAGCAGAATCTTACTGGGCGGGAGGTATCTTCCCAGAAGAAATGCGAAACGTTTGGTCTGAGTCACCTGGTGTTTTTATTAATATTGTTTTTGCCGCTTTATTTTTAGGTGAAACTATACCCAATCCCCAGGAAATTTGGCGTAAAACTGCTCCTCAAGTAGCTTTTGGACAAAGTTTAGCCTGGGGTCAATATACTATTGGTATTTTATTGACGCTGCTGATACTTTCTCCGCTGTTTGGTGCTAACCCCATTACTGGAGCTTTAATTGAAATTGGTTTTGAAGGCGGTCACGGTACGGCGGCAGGTATGGCTGACACTCTGAGCGGTCTTGATTTCCCCGAAGGAGGAGACTTAGCATTAGGTTTGGCTACAGTGGGTATCGTTTCAGGAATTATTTTTGGTACGGCTTTGGCTCACTGGGGTCGTAAAAAAGGCTATATTGCTACCGAACCCGTAGAAGTAGCAGAAGGTGACGCGCAGTTTCAGGAGACAGCCGCAACCGAAAGTAGCCACGTCTTGCGAAAACGTGCTTCTTTGATGCGTAATCTACTGATCGATCCTCTGTCTCTAAACTTCGGATTTACAGGATTGGCAGTAGTAATTGGTTGGCTGATCTTACAGGTTTTGACCTGGATCGAAGCGATTACCTGGGGCAGAAACGGTTTGGAGTTGATTGGAGCTATTCCTTTATTTCCTTTAGCATTGATTGGCGGTATCATTATTCAGGTCGTCATGACTAAGCTCGACCTCGACACTTTAATTATCAGAAGACTGCAAGAACGAATTGCAGGGATAGCTCTCGATGTTTTAGTTGTCACTGCTCTAGCATCGATCAATCTTGCCGTATTGGGAGCTAATATTGGTATTTTCCTTACCCTTTCCATTGTCGGGATTATTTGGAACGTTTTAGCATTTATGTATCTAGCTCCTCGTATTTTGCCTGTATATTGGTTTGAACGAGGAATTGGCGATATGGGTCAGTCAATGGGTGTAACCGCGACGGGAATTTTGTTAATTCGCATGGTCGATCCTGACAACCGAACTGGTGCTTTTGAAAGTTTTGCCTACAAGCAACTGTTCTTCGAGCCAATTGTTGGTGGTGGCTTGTTTACTGCCGCAGCACCCGCCTTAATCGTGCAATTTGGTTCGGTAACGGTACTCATACTAACTACAGCACTACTAGCTTTTTGGTTAATTTTTGGCATTATTAACTGTAAACGCACTCAAAAAGCGATCGATGCCCAAGGGACAAGCGCGTCTGAAACACATCCAATTGCTAGATAA
- the tilS gene encoding tRNA lysidine(34) synthetase TilS has protein sequence MTRSVWTPYHAKLHKTLRQQKLLPQGTSILIAVSGGQDSLCLAKLLLDLRSKWQWNLAIAHCDHRWSTDAGIAERVTEVAKVWQMPFYLQIASVLEETEAAARSWRYQALTAIAEQHNFNYIVTGHTKSDRAETLLYNLIRGAGSDGLSALTWKRPLTNKIALIRPILNFYRHETLEFCQQFELPVWFDRVNQNRQYARNRIRLDLIPYLQNNFNPMVENSLAQTAELLRADVEYLESAAQQLLQQAKRENNQINRIYMRNAPLALQRRAVRQFLPSVMTRQPNFEQIEAVCSLISAPNKTKISSLPGGIVAEVSGDWIIFT, from the coding sequence ATGACTCGTTCTGTTTGGACTCCCTATCACGCTAAATTACACAAAACTCTGCGTCAGCAAAAGCTTTTGCCACAAGGAACGAGTATTTTAATTGCCGTTTCGGGGGGACAAGATTCTCTGTGTTTGGCAAAATTACTATTAGATTTGCGTTCTAAATGGCAGTGGAATTTGGCGATCGCCCATTGCGATCATCGTTGGTCTACCGATGCTGGTATTGCCGAGCGAGTAACAGAAGTAGCTAAAGTTTGGCAGATGCCTTTTTATCTGCAAATAGCAAGTGTACTTGAAGAAACTGAAGCTGCGGCTAGAAGCTGGCGTTATCAGGCTTTAACTGCTATTGCCGAACAGCATAATTTTAACTATATCGTTACGGGACACACCAAGAGCGATCGCGCCGAAACTTTGCTTTATAATTTAATTCGCGGTGCGGGTAGTGATGGCTTGAGTGCTTTGACCTGGAAACGCCCCTTAACAAACAAAATCGCTCTAATTCGCCCCATTCTCAACTTTTATCGCCATGAGACTTTAGAATTTTGCCAACAGTTCGAGTTACCAGTGTGGTTCGATCGAGTTAATCAAAATCGCCAGTATGCTCGCAACCGCATTCGCCTCGATTTGATTCCTTATTTGCAAAATAACTTTAATCCTATGGTAGAAAACTCTCTAGCTCAAACCGCAGAGTTATTACGCGCCGATGTTGAATATTTAGAATCAGCCGCACAACAGCTACTACAGCAAGCTAAAAGAGAAAACAACCAAATAAATCGCATCTATATGCGTAATGCACCTTTAGCGTTACAGCGTCGCGCTGTAAGACAATTTTTGCCATCAGTTATGACACGACAGCCTAATTTCGAGCAAATAGAAGCCGTATGTAGCTTGATTAGCGCGCCCAATAAAACTAAAATCTCTAGTTTACCTGGTGGTATAGTTGCTGAGGTTTCGGGAGACTGGATTATTTTTACTTAA
- the pstS gene encoding phosphate ABC transporter substrate-binding protein PstS: MISNKSKQKFLFTAASVVTLGVVAQNIDISNVAIAQDSVSLSGAGASFPAPLYQRWFSEYNNQNPNVQISYQSVGSGAGVEQYLQGTVDFGASDAPLTDEERQSFVDSYGTEPIQVPMTAGSVVFAYNLPGIDSLQLSRDAYCGIVTGDITSWNDPTITEANPDLELPDTPINWIHRSDGSGTTFLFTNHIATACSSWEGGAAKTVSWPTGIGAKGNEGIAAQVLQTEGGVGYVEYAYATENGISAAAIENSSGNIITPSPESASLVFQGETVPEDFALTVPDPANPEAYPIAGLTWMLLYPEYDDPNKAQALQSMIDWALNSGDQYAQELGYIPLPQDVEQRVMQTVTEQIAANQ; the protein is encoded by the coding sequence ATGATCTCAAATAAATCAAAACAAAAGTTTCTTTTTACGGCAGCCTCTGTAGTAACTTTAGGAGTTGTCGCACAAAATATAGATATTTCTAATGTTGCGATCGCTCAAGATTCTGTAAGCCTTTCAGGTGCGGGTGCATCTTTTCCAGCACCGTTGTATCAACGTTGGTTTTCTGAATACAACAACCAAAATCCCAACGTACAAATCAGCTATCAGTCTGTTGGTAGTGGTGCTGGTGTCGAACAGTATTTACAAGGAACCGTTGACTTTGGTGCTAGCGATGCTCCTTTAACCGACGAAGAACGCCAATCTTTTGTAGATAGCTACGGTACAGAACCCATTCAGGTGCCTATGACTGCGGGTAGTGTGGTATTTGCCTACAATTTGCCTGGAATTGATAGCTTGCAATTATCTCGCGATGCCTATTGTGGAATTGTTACTGGTGACATCACTAGCTGGAACGATCCTACAATTACTGAAGCTAATCCCGATCTAGAACTACCAGATACTCCAATTAACTGGATTCATCGTTCTGACGGTAGCGGGACTACTTTCTTATTTACTAACCACATTGCCACAGCTTGCTCTAGTTGGGAGGGTGGTGCTGCAAAAACTGTTTCCTGGCCTACTGGGATCGGTGCTAAAGGTAATGAAGGTATCGCCGCTCAAGTTTTGCAAACAGAAGGTGGCGTTGGTTATGTCGAGTATGCTTACGCTACAGAAAACGGTATTTCTGCTGCTGCAATTGAAAATAGCTCTGGTAACATCATTACTCCTTCTCCCGAAAGTGCTTCTTTAGTGTTCCAAGGTGAAACCGTACCAGAAGACTTTGCTCTAACCGTACCCGATCCTGCCAACCCCGAAGCCTATCCCATCGCTGGTCTAACTTGGATGCTGCTCTATCCAGAATATGACGATCCCAACAAAGCACAAGCTTTGCAAAGTATGATTGACTGGGCGTTAAATAGCGGCGACCAATACGCTCAAGAGTTGGGCTATATTCCCCTACCTCAAGATGTAGAACAGCGCGTAATGCAAACTGTAACCGAGCAGATAGCTGCCAATCAGTAA
- the pstC gene encoding phosphate ABC transporter permease subunit PstC gives MTSSSANLPSESSENKNRTSLEKTLDTTFIWTTRILAFAVAAVLLWIAIRVGIQAIPAIKEFGLSFVTSSAWNPVEEAYAILPMMYGTVISSLIALLIAFPIGVANAIVLSEDFLAPGIRRILVFMVELLAAIPSVVYGLWGIYVLIPFLKPIGSWLHNNLGWFPLFSTPYPGPGMLPAGIILSIMILPIITAIARDSLASLPPDLRSGSYAVGSTRWQTIFSILIPAAFSGIVGGTMLALGRALGETMAVTLVIGNSNALQFSVLAPANTIASLMANQFSEASGLQRDSLMYAGLVLFLITLIVNILAQLIIQKVKKY, from the coding sequence ATGACTTCTTCCTCAGCAAATCTTCCTTCAGAAAGTTCGGAAAATAAAAATCGAACATCGCTTGAAAAAACTTTAGACACCACTTTTATTTGGACGACCCGCATTTTAGCTTTCGCCGTAGCTGCGGTGCTACTCTGGATTGCGATTAGAGTAGGAATACAGGCAATTCCAGCTATTAAAGAATTTGGCTTATCTTTTGTTACTAGTAGTGCCTGGAATCCTGTTGAAGAGGCATACGCCATTTTACCCATGATGTACGGTACGGTGATTAGTTCGCTAATTGCCCTACTCATCGCCTTTCCCATAGGAGTTGCTAACGCGATCGTTCTCAGTGAAGACTTTTTAGCTCCTGGTATAAGACGCATTTTGGTATTTATGGTAGAGCTACTGGCAGCAATACCCAGCGTCGTCTATGGTTTGTGGGGAATTTACGTCTTAATTCCATTTCTCAAACCAATCGGTTCGTGGCTGCATAATAATTTGGGATGGTTTCCTTTATTTTCGACACCCTATCCAGGTCCTGGAATGTTACCTGCGGGCATAATTTTGTCGATTATGATTTTACCCATTATTACCGCGATCGCCCGTGACTCTCTGGCTTCTTTACCACCAGACTTACGTTCTGGTTCTTATGCTGTTGGTTCGACCAGATGGCAAACTATCTTTAGCATCCTGATTCCCGCTGCTTTTTCTGGTATCGTCGGTGGCACGATGCTGGCTTTGGGTAGAGCTTTGGGAGAGACAATGGCGGTAACTTTAGTAATTGGCAATAGTAATGCCCTTCAGTTTTCAGTTTTAGCTCCTGCTAACACAATCGCCTCTTTAATGGCAAATCAATTTTCCGAAGCCAGCGGTTTGCAGAGAGATTCTTTGATGTATGCAGGACTAGTTTTGTTTCTAATTACTTTAATTGTCAACATTTTGGCGCAGTTAATCATTCAAAAAGTCAAGAAATATTGA
- the pstA gene encoding phosphate ABC transporter permease PstA, whose product MTSATNQHKDTSGLEKSSKPRTIIGTILNIVAFSFLGLSILPLGLVIIYVLIKGGGRLGLNLFTQLPPAALQEGGGIANAIVGTLILVGIAAVISIPIGVLAAVYLSEFSPARAARWIRFATNVLSGVPSIIVGIFAYGAIVLRTGGFSAFAGGFALAVLMLPIIVRTTDEALQIVPQEVRWASVGVGASNFHTVLKIVLPAALPAIVTGTTLAIARAAGETAPLIFTALFTQFWPNGLFEPIPSLSVLVYNYATVPYENQRELAWAASLILVLLILITSILSRLATRKSVY is encoded by the coding sequence ATGACCTCGGCAACTAACCAACATAAAGATACGAGCGGCTTGGAAAAATCATCTAAACCCCGTACCATTATTGGCACCATACTCAATATCGTTGCCTTTTCATTTTTGGGTTTATCGATACTTCCTTTGGGATTGGTAATTATTTACGTGCTGATTAAAGGGGGTGGTCGCCTCGGCTTAAATTTGTTTACCCAACTGCCCCCCGCAGCCTTGCAAGAAGGTGGTGGTATTGCCAATGCAATTGTGGGAACCTTAATTTTAGTCGGCATCGCGGCAGTAATTAGCATTCCCATTGGAGTTTTAGCAGCAGTATATCTTTCTGAATTTAGCCCTGCTAGAGCCGCCCGTTGGATTCGCTTTGCCACTAACGTACTCAGTGGCGTTCCCTCAATTATCGTCGGAATTTTTGCCTATGGCGCGATTGTGTTGCGAACGGGAGGTTTTTCGGCATTTGCAGGCGGTTTTGCTCTAGCAGTATTGATGTTGCCCATAATTGTCCGCACCACCGACGAGGCGCTGCAAATCGTACCGCAAGAGGTGCGTTGGGCATCTGTAGGTGTGGGAGCATCTAACTTTCATACCGTACTTAAAATTGTGCTGCCAGCAGCATTACCCGCAATTGTTACGGGAACTACCCTGGCGATCGCCAGAGCAGCAGGAGAAACGGCACCACTAATTTTTACTGCTTTGTTCACTCAATTTTGGCCCAATGGTTTATTCGAGCCAATTCCTTCTCTTTCGGTACTGGTGTATAACTACGCTACCGTTCCCTATGAAAATCAGCGAGAGCTAGCTTGGGCAGCTTCTTTAATTTTGGTATTGCTGATTTTAATTACCAGCATTCTCTCTCGCTTGGCAACTCGTAAAAGCGTCTATTAG
- the pstB gene encoding phosphate ABC transporter ATP-binding protein PstB, which yields MTTQEQQQSQNQQPGAAETILQAEDVTVYYGDFAALRGVYMEVPKNQVTALIGPSGCGKSTLIRCFNRLNDLIDGCRVEGKVIYRDKNLYADNIDPIEVRRRIGMVFQNPNPFPKSIYENIAYGARINGYKGDMDELVEKSLREAALWEEVKDKLKQNGLSLSGGQQQRLCIARAVALKPDIVLMDEPCSSLDPVSTNKVEDLIHQLKAQYTIIIVTHNMQQAVRVADMTAFFNAEAGESGNRFGYLVEYRPTEEIFENPREEATKQYVSGNFG from the coding sequence ATGACTACTCAAGAACAACAGCAGTCTCAAAACCAACAACCTGGAGCGGCAGAAACTATCTTACAGGCAGAAGATGTTACCGTTTACTATGGCGATTTTGCCGCTTTGCGAGGGGTTTACATGGAAGTCCCTAAAAATCAGGTTACGGCACTAATCGGTCCTTCTGGATGTGGCAAAAGTACCCTGATTCGCTGTTTCAATCGCCTTAACGATTTAATTGATGGTTGTCGAGTAGAGGGCAAGGTTATTTATCGCGACAAAAATCTTTATGCCGACAACATCGATCCGATAGAGGTACGCCGACGTATTGGCATGGTGTTTCAAAATCCCAATCCCTTTCCTAAATCGATTTATGAAAATATTGCCTATGGAGCGAGAATTAATGGCTATAAAGGGGATATGGATGAGTTGGTAGAAAAATCTCTCCGAGAAGCTGCCCTCTGGGAAGAAGTCAAAGACAAGCTCAAGCAAAATGGACTTTCCCTCTCTGGAGGACAGCAGCAGCGTTTGTGTATTGCTAGAGCCGTCGCACTTAAGCCAGATATAGTGTTAATGGACGAACCCTGTTCTTCCCTCGATCCCGTTTCTACTAATAAAGTAGAAGATCTGATTCACCAACTAAAAGCCCAATACACGATTATTATCGTTACTCATAATATGCAGCAAGCAGTTAGAGTAGCAGATATGACGGCATTTTTTAATGCTGAAGCAGGAGAATCGGGCAATCGTTTTGGTTATTTGGTTGAATACAGACCAACCGAGGAAATATTTGAAAATCCCAGAGAAGAAGCGACCAAACAGTATGTCAGTGGCAATTTTGGCTAG